One region of Polynucleobacter sp. SHI8 genomic DNA includes:
- a CDS encoding ABC transporter ATP-binding protein → MNHFLDAKDIHAWYGSSHVLHGVDIQINPHETVGLLGRNGMGKSTLIRTLLGHVEQRTGSIMINGHDSLEMKPYQVARLGVAYVPEGRGVFPNLTVKENLIMAARPGRKGQLDWTLDRVLSTFPRLAERIHNLGEQLSGGEQQMLSISRALMTHPDLLILDEATEGLAPLIVAEIWRVIQEIREAGIATLIVDRDWRKVLHNTDRAIVLQKGQVVLSGPSSEIAHDPELMNYLGV, encoded by the coding sequence ATGAATCATTTCTTAGACGCGAAAGATATTCATGCTTGGTATGGATCAAGCCATGTTTTACATGGTGTAGATATACAAATTAATCCTCATGAGACCGTTGGTTTATTGGGGCGAAATGGTATGGGTAAAAGTACTTTGATTCGCACCTTGCTTGGGCATGTTGAGCAGCGTACAGGCAGTATTATGATCAATGGCCATGATTCTCTTGAGATGAAACCATATCAAGTGGCAAGACTGGGTGTGGCATACGTTCCTGAGGGGAGAGGAGTTTTTCCTAATCTAACAGTTAAAGAAAACCTGATCATGGCGGCTCGTCCGGGTCGTAAGGGGCAATTAGATTGGACTCTTGATCGAGTGTTAAGTACTTTTCCACGTTTAGCTGAGCGCATTCACAATCTAGGAGAGCAACTCTCGGGTGGAGAGCAACAAATGTTATCGATTAGTAGGGCGTTAATGACGCATCCTGATTTACTTATTTTAGATGAGGCTACAGAAGGATTAGCGCCTCTCATTGTTGCTGAAATTTGGCGCGTGATTCAAGAAATTAGAGAAGCTGGAATTGCCACATTGATTGTGGATCGAGACTGGCGTAAAGTGTTGCACAACACGGATCGAGCAATTGTTTTACAAAAAGGTCAAGTTGTACTATCTGGACCATCTTCAGAAATCGCTCATGATCCAGAATTAATGAATTA